Part of the Paenibacillus sp. FSL R7-0273 genome is shown below.
CCAATGGCTACCGTTCAACGCACCTCAACCGCCTGTTCCATGAGAAGGATGGCTCCATTCCTCATGTTGAAGCGGATTATTCCGGTGTGCAGCAGATCAGCCGCTTCAATCCGTATCAAAATGTCCAGGCTGTAACGTTAGGGTGGAGTGCAGGGATTAAGACAGAACGAAAGCCGGGCTCGCAGGATCAGATAGTCACAGATATTCATAACGGCGACTGGATCGGATTGTCCGGTGTTGAATTTGGAGATGTCCCTGCAGCAGCATTCCTTGCAACTGTCATATGTCTCGGGGGCGGATCAATTAAACTGCATCTGGATCATCCGGCCGGCCCGCTCATAGGGGTACTGACGGTTCCGGCCTCTAACGAATCTGAGCTGCAAAGTCAGTGGAGGACAGAGGTCAGCGGAGCAGAAGGGGTCCATGATCTCTATCTGGTGTTTACAGGCCCAGAGGAGGCTAAACTGTTCGAGCTTGTATCCTGGCAATTTTCTAACCGGATCCATACATCCTAAGGAGGGCCTCTAAGTGAATACCGCTATCATAACCAATCCTGTAATGTGGGCAGACGTGCCGGATGTGGATGTTATACGCGTTGGACCAGTATTTTATATGGTCAGCACCAGCATGCATTCCATGCCGGGCTGCCCGATTATGAAGTCGGTCAATCTCAGAGATTGGGAAATTGTAAATTATGTGTATGACACCTTTGAAGACAACGAGGCACACCGGCTGCAGGACGGGAAAGGGATTTATGGCCGGGGCTCCTGGGCAGCCTCTCTCAAGTATAAAGACGGGATATTCTATGTTTGCTTCTCATCCAACGATATGAACCAGCTCTATGTGTACAGAACGGAAGACATTGAGCATGGAATCTGGGAGCGTTCGGTTATACCCGGGCTTTACCATGATCCCGCCCTGCTGCTGGATGACGACGGCCGCAATTATGTCCTTTACGGCAATGGCGATATCCGGATCAGGGAGCTGACGGAGGACCTTGCCGCCGTGAAGCCGGGCGGGGCTGATCAGCTGCTGCTTGAGGGCGAACGGACAGGCATGGGGCTGCGGATTGAAGGCTGTCATGCCTACAAGCTGAACGGTTACTACTATTTATTCTTTATTGAATGGCCGCAAACCGGAAATAAACGCAGACGTCAGGTATGCTACCGTTCCCGCGAGCTTTTTGGTCCCTACGAGCTTAAGATCATTCTGGATGATGACCTGGGCTACCACAATAAAGGGGTGGTCCAGGGCGGTATCGTCGATACTCCGGATAACGGCTGGTATGCCGTATTGTTCCAGGATCATGATGCTGTCGGGCGAATCCCCTGTGTGCTGCCTGTGAGCTGGGATAAGGACTGGCCGGTTATCGGGGTTAACGGCAAGGTTCCCCGCCAATTTGAGACCGGGCTGCCAGCTGCGGAATCCAAGCCGCTGGTCATCAGCGATGAATTCGATTACGAAACGGATAAGCTGGCCCTGAACTGGCAGTGGAATCACAATCCTGACAACAGCCTATGGTCTGTTACAGAGCGGCCAAGCTTTCTGCGCCTTCGTACCGGTCAACCGGCAGACAGTATTTTAACGGCGCGCAATACATTAACACAACGGACGGAAGGTCCGGCTTGCAGTGCGGACACGGTTGTAGAGCTTTCAGGCATGCAGCCGGGTGACCGGGCAGGGATGACAGCGCTGCAGAATGAATTCGGCGTTATACGGATCACAGCTGCGGAGCAGGGACAGTACACTATCGACATGTGCGTCAACGGCGGCGACGGCCTCGAAAAACAGCTGGAAAGCGTTGAATTGACGGGTAAGCACGTTTATCTCAAAATTGAATTCAATTTCGAGGACAGCATTGACGAGGCAGCCTTCTTCTATTCAAAAGACGGGATAGCATGGACCCAAATTGGCCGCACCCTGCATATGAAGTACACACTGGATCATTTTATGGGCTACAGAATCGGGCTTTTTAATTATGCGACCCGGCAGTCTGGCGGTTATGCGGATTTCGGTTATTTTCACTATAGAAGGAGCGTTGTTTGCTAATGAAACCACTACACAATGATGCTCGACATTCTATCCTGTGCTACACCCGCTTACCGCAGGAAGAGATGGTGTATGCGCCGAAGCTGGCGCACAGCATGCATCTGGCCTGCAGCAGCGCCGGGCTCCCCTATCAGGCCTTAAACCATAATTCGGGTGTTTTATTCGCCAGGGCTACTGAGAATGAGAATGGTACATTAAACGCTAAGAGCCTCAAGAATCCTTATCTTTTCCATACCTTAGAAGGGAATTTCGGGGTAATTGCGGTACGGACAGAGGCAGACGGCGAACCTGATGCAGAGAGTAAAGGGAAAGTGCTCATATTCGCTTCCGCCGATTTACTGCAATACAGGGAGGTTGGACTGCTGGAGCTTAAGGCGGATACATTTGTAAGCGATGTTTCCTGCGAATATTATGCTGACCGGGACGGTTATCTGATCCGCTGGACCGACGGGCTGGGGAACGGCTATCAGAATGAGATAGCGGATATTATGAGCCTGGAGGGAATTTCGGGCCCCGAAGCAGCCCTGCCTTTTAGATTGGTAACTGCTTCTGCCGACATCGAAGGGATCTTGCCGCGGAACAGCATTACAGTCTCCAGAGAAATAGCGAACAGGCTGTTCAGCAAGCTCACTGTTCCAGCCAACATTGCCATTGAAATCCCGGAACGCATCTCAGCGGCTAAGCTGGAGGATTTACAGTCCCTCAGGGCCACAGCGCTCTACAGTGACGGTACCCGAGCCCTCAAACGAGTGGATTGGAATACAGAAGAAATCGATTGGAACAAGGCGGGAACCTATACTGTTTTGGGTGAAGTCCATCAGGAGCATTACTCTTTTCCTCTTATATCTGAGCGTGCGGACCCCTGTATTGCCAAATGGAAGGACAAGTATTACTTCATTGCTACCAACGACGCAGACCAGAATCATACGTTATATATCCGGCAAGCCGATACCATCCCCGGGCTGGTACATGCCGAAGAGTCCCTGATTCTGGATTCAGATACCTATGAGCATATCGGAGCACTGCTGTGGGCGCCGGAGCTGCATAGCATTGGCGATGAGCTGTACCTCTTTCATGCGGCTACTCCGGGAGAGTTCCTGCACGAAGAAGCGCATGTCATGAAGCTGCGGGCAGGCGGAGACCCGATGAGCGCTGCTGACTGGTCGAGGCCTGAGCGTGTAGTGAAGAAGGACGGTACCTTTTTGTGCGAAGCAGGTTCAACCATTTCCCTTGATATGACTCTGATCCATTGGAACGGGGCCTATTACGCTGCATGGTCGGAGCGCCAGTTCGTTCCGGTCGATCTCGGTGCCTGGATCTACATCGCTGAAATTGACCCGCAGGAGCCATGGAAGCTGACCAGTGATCCGGTGCTTTTGACAAAGCCTAATTACGGCTGGGCCAACAATCATACCTTTGTGGATGAAGGGCCTTTTGCCATCTATACGGAGGACAAGCTGTATCTGACCTATTCCAGTGCAGCGGTCGATGCAACCTATGTTGTGGGTCTGCTGACTGCCGAAAAGGATAGTGATCTGCTGGACAGCAGCAGCTGGTCGAAAGGCAACTATCCGCTGCTAACCTCAAGAAGCGTGCCTGGGGAGTATGGTCCGGGACATACCTCCTATGTCACAGATGAGGATGGGCTGCTCTGGAATGCCTATCACGCAAGACCGGGTATTGACGGGCCAAGAAGCTCAGGCCTGCGCCGTGTGCATTTTGACATTGATGGCGTTCCGGTTCTGGATTTAACAGAGGATAAGGATCTGAACCCTGCGTTAAAAAAGGTGCGCGTAGAAGTGACTGTGGGCTGACAGCAGACCTTCCAGGCTCACAATTCCACAATCTCTGAACAGAAATAAGATAGAGGGTGAAGGACATATTACACACATTTGGTTCCATACTTACTTATGTAAGTAAAGGGGATGGGGGATATCTGTCACCCGCTGATTCGAGAAGGACCGGTGCTTTATATATCGCTGCAAAAGAAAAACACGAAGCAGAGTACAGCTGTTTGAACAAAGGTAAACCGGTGCTGTACGTAAAATGGGAGGATTCCGTCCGGAACTGTCCTAACGCCCAGATGGGCTCGCCTGCACTGTTTCGTAAGCCGGATGGCACTTACGGATTAGTTGCCTCCGAAAACAATACGGGCAGCGGTATCTATCTGTGGGATTCACCAGACCTGATTTCGTTCTCTAATCAAAGACGGGTCCCAGTCAATGGGGCTGGCCTGGAGGTTGAAGACCCGCAGATTGTGTATGATGAGCAGTTGAAAGGATACCGGCTATTCTGGAAAAGCAGAACAGGCAGCTCTTCCTTTTCTTCCGTGTCCTATGATGAATTACACTCGTTCACATTACAGGTTGGGTTTGAATATCCAGCTCGCGAAATCAACGGCTTTCTGCCCTCCAATGCGAAGCCGGATGAAGCTGCGGTGTTCGAGGTTACGCAAGCGGAATACGAGCGGGTTGTCAGCAAATATGCGCCGGTACGGAATACAGGCATAGTACCATTTGAAGCAATCCATCTAAAAGCAGGTGAACCTCTGCCTCTGTTGATGGACCGTGTGAAGCTATTTTACAGTGACGGGTCGTCAAAAGATTTAGGTGTGGATTGGAGCAGTGACGACATCCTGGCAATCAACACCTATCGGGCCGGAAGCTATACCGTAAGAGGAACCGTTGTTCAGTCCTTCTTCGATTACCCTTTTATAGAAGAGCGGGCCGATCCGTTTATAACCTTTAATGCGGATGACGGTTATTATTATGCGACAGGCTCTTATTTTCCTGAATCCGATCCTTCCGTGTGGACTGAGTTCCTGATGAAGGATATTGATTATGACCGGATAACGTTACGCCGGGCCAAAACGCTCGCGGATCTGCGCTTGGCTGAAGAGCACGATGTATGGGTACCCCGGGGTGAAGACGGCTTCGTCCCGGTGCTGTGGGCCCCGGAAATCCACAAAATAAACGGGGAATGGTACATTCTCACCGGAGCCGGTCAGGCTGAGCACGGCAGACAAATGTGCAGTACAATGGTACTCGTGAAATACACCAGCACGTTAGCCGAAATGCGGCAGGGAGGCATGCTCAATCGTAACAATTGGAAGCCACGCGCTCTCCGGAATTCTCCGTGCGGCTTTGATATGACCTTCGCAGAAATTAACGGTACCGGATATTACATTTGGCCTCGTGACTGCAAGCTGCATATCCAGAAGGCTGATCCGGCTGATCCGGGCAGACTGATTGGCGAGCCGGCTGTCATAAAAGGGATCGAATGGCCTTTTGAATATGGCAGGCACAACCTGCACAATACAGACCAGGGAATCGTTGAAGGAGCTGCGGTGCTGCAATACGGGGGTAAAATATACTTAAGCTATGCCGGTGCTACCGTAGATAAGTATTACTGTACTGCCGTTATGACGGCAGATCTGCACACAGACATCATGGACCCTGACAGCTGGACACACCCTGCTTATGCGGCACTAAGTACAGAAGACGTACTGAATGTTGAAGGCATTAATCCGCACTGCGGACCCGGCCACAACTCCTTTGTAATCGATGAATATGGTAATCCAATTAACGTCTATCATGCCAGGCCGGTTCCGGAGCCGCATGAAGGTGCCGGGGCAGGCGGCTTACACGATCCTTGCAGGCATACAATGGTCCGGCCGGTCCATATTGCCAAGGACGGTACGCTAATTCTGAATATGACAAAGGAAGATGAATTGGCACCGCAACATAGAGATGTGGTTGTAACGGTCAATATTGTCTGAGTGCCGGCTTCATCCATCAGCTTCTAACGGCAGCTTAAGCTTAAAGTTAAACAAGTCTTCTAAGTGATTAAGTGTAAGTGAACCCCCGTGCAGCTCAGCTATGTTTCTGGCTATAGAAAGGCCCAGGCCGGCCCCGGTCTGGAGGCCTTCGCTGCTCCGGGAGTGGTCAGCCTTATAAAAACGTTCAAACAGCTTATCCTGCTGCTCCCTTGTCAGAGGAGTTCCCCGGTTTTCAACCTCAATTGTTACCTGTTTAGAATCTGTCACCATCCGAATGCGGATGGCTCCCGGCTTGAAGGAGTATTTAAGAGCGTTCATCAGCAGGTTATCAATTGCCCTGGCAATTTTATCACTGTCCACTACCGACAACACCGGCGAGCTGCCGAGTTCTTTAATGATATGAAGCTCATTTTCACAAGCGATCGGTTCAAATTCAAACAGCAGCTGGTTCAGGAGCTGGCAGAGGTCAATCTGGTGTGCATTCAGATGAGGGTCAACCGAGCTAAGCCTGGTGTATTCAAAAAGATCGTCAAGGAGCTTTTTTAAGTGTGCAGCTTTATTATAGGTGTTTTGCACAAAACGGACGTATTCTTCCTGATCCTGAAAGGAATTGGATCTCAAAAGCTCAATATACCCGATAATACTGGTAAGAGGCGTGCGCAGATCATGCGAAAGGCCGGTAATCAATTCCATCTTCGATTGCTCGGCTGCCCGTTCCTTGGCAATTTGCTGCTCCAGGCGCTCCGTCATCCGGTTAATATTAAAGGCTACCCGCCCAAGCTCATCCTGCCGGTTAACGGGCACACGGTAGCTCAGGTCTCCTTCGGTAATGGTCTGCAGACCCTGCTCCAGTGTCATAAGGTCCTTAACGATGCGGCGTGTGGACATAAGGAACGTGATGATAAATACAATGATAAAGAAGGGAGTAATCAGATAGGG
Proteins encoded:
- a CDS encoding glycoside hydrolase family 43 protein, giving the protein MNTAIITNPVMWADVPDVDVIRVGPVFYMVSTSMHSMPGCPIMKSVNLRDWEIVNYVYDTFEDNEAHRLQDGKGIYGRGSWAASLKYKDGIFYVCFSSNDMNQLYVYRTEDIEHGIWERSVIPGLYHDPALLLDDDGRNYVLYGNGDIRIRELTEDLAAVKPGGADQLLLEGERTGMGLRIEGCHAYKLNGYYYLFFIEWPQTGNKRRRQVCYRSRELFGPYELKIILDDDLGYHNKGVVQGGIVDTPDNGWYAVLFQDHDAVGRIPCVLPVSWDKDWPVIGVNGKVPRQFETGLPAAESKPLVISDEFDYETDKLALNWQWNHNPDNSLWSVTERPSFLRLRTGQPADSILTARNTLTQRTEGPACSADTVVELSGMQPGDRAGMTALQNEFGVIRITAAEQGQYTIDMCVNGGDGLEKQLESVELTGKHVYLKIEFNFEDSIDEAAFFYSKDGIAWTQIGRTLHMKYTLDHFMGYRIGLFNYATRQSGGYADFGYFHYRRSVVC
- a CDS encoding family 43 glycosylhydrolase translates to MKPLHNDARHSILCYTRLPQEEMVYAPKLAHSMHLACSSAGLPYQALNHNSGVLFARATENENGTLNAKSLKNPYLFHTLEGNFGVIAVRTEADGEPDAESKGKVLIFASADLLQYREVGLLELKADTFVSDVSCEYYADRDGYLIRWTDGLGNGYQNEIADIMSLEGISGPEAALPFRLVTASADIEGILPRNSITVSREIANRLFSKLTVPANIAIEIPERISAAKLEDLQSLRATALYSDGTRALKRVDWNTEEIDWNKAGTYTVLGEVHQEHYSFPLISERADPCIAKWKDKYYFIATNDADQNHTLYIRQADTIPGLVHAEESLILDSDTYEHIGALLWAPELHSIGDELYLFHAATPGEFLHEEAHVMKLRAGGDPMSAADWSRPERVVKKDGTFLCEAGSTISLDMTLIHWNGAYYAAWSERQFVPVDLGAWIYIAEIDPQEPWKLTSDPVLLTKPNYGWANNHTFVDEGPFAIYTEDKLYLTYSSAAVDATYVVGLLTAEKDSDLLDSSSWSKGNYPLLTSRSVPGEYGPGHTSYVTDEDGLLWNAYHARPGIDGPRSSGLRRVHFDIDGVPVLDLTEDKDLNPALKKVRVEVTVG
- a CDS encoding family 43 glycosylhydrolase; this encodes MNKGKPVLYVKWEDSVRNCPNAQMGSPALFRKPDGTYGLVASENNTGSGIYLWDSPDLISFSNQRRVPVNGAGLEVEDPQIVYDEQLKGYRLFWKSRTGSSSFSSVSYDELHSFTLQVGFEYPAREINGFLPSNAKPDEAAVFEVTQAEYERVVSKYAPVRNTGIVPFEAIHLKAGEPLPLLMDRVKLFYSDGSSKDLGVDWSSDDILAINTYRAGSYTVRGTVVQSFFDYPFIEERADPFITFNADDGYYYATGSYFPESDPSVWTEFLMKDIDYDRITLRRAKTLADLRLAEEHDVWVPRGEDGFVPVLWAPEIHKINGEWYILTGAGQAEHGRQMCSTMVLVKYTSTLAEMRQGGMLNRNNWKPRALRNSPCGFDMTFAEINGTGYYIWPRDCKLHIQKADPADPGRLIGEPAVIKGIEWPFEYGRHNLHNTDQGIVEGAAVLQYGGKIYLSYAGATVDKYYCTAVMTADLHTDIMDPDSWTHPAYAALSTEDVLNVEGINPHCGPGHNSFVIDEYGNPINVYHARPVPEPHEGAGAGGLHDPCRHTMVRPVHIAKDGTLILNMTKEDELAPQHRDVVVTVNIV
- a CDS encoding sensor histidine kinase gives rise to the protein MTEAAKQSKRKQKIQVNILLSMLLSLILAVTLNNVLIYFVFQVGTGLDWLEKIFPYLITPFFIIVFIITFLMSTRRIVKDLMTLEQGLQTITEGDLSYRVPVNRQDELGRVAFNINRMTERLEQQIAKERAAEQSKMELITGLSHDLRTPLTSIIGYIELLRSNSFQDQEEYVRFVQNTYNKAAHLKKLLDDLFEYTRLSSVDPHLNAHQIDLCQLLNQLLFEFEPIACENELHIIKELGSSPVLSVVDSDKIARAIDNLLMNALKYSFKPGAIRIRMVTDSKQVTIEVENRGTPLTREQQDKLFERFYKADHSRSSEGLQTGAGLGLSIARNIAELHGGSLTLNHLEDLFNFKLKLPLEADG